In Bacteroidota bacterium, one genomic interval encodes:
- a CDS encoding aldehyde dehydrogenase family protein, producing MDFLKTLGIEEINYGSCTGREWKKTENAGKLEIYSPGSGEKIASVYQASESDYEEIIQKASEAFIYWRDVPAPKRGEIVRQIGDELRKYKDPLGRLVSYEMGKSLQEGWGEVQEMIDICDFAVGLSRQLYGLSMHSERPDHRMYEQWHPLGIVCTISAFNFPVAVWSWNAMIAAVCGDVNLWKPSSKVPLAAVAVQKIVARVLEVNNIPEGVFSLIVGKGSTIGERILNDKRIPLISLTGSTRVGKHANSVIAGRFGKAIMELGGNNAIILTPDADLQLAVPAIVFGAVGTAGQRCTSTRRLIIHDSIYDKIKDTLVKAYGSLKIGNPLDIANHVGPLIDKGAVADFSKAIEEVKKSGGKVLYGGEVLSGEGYESGCYVKPAICEVENSYPIVQEETFAPILYLIKYSGDVKEAIAIQNDVVQGLSSAIFSLNMRETEEFLSARGSDCGIANVNIGTSGAEIGGAFGGEKETGGGRESGSDSWRAYMRRQTNTINFSTKIPLAQGIKFDL from the coding sequence ATGGATTTCCTAAAAACACTTGGAATCGAAGAAATAAATTATGGTTCGTGCACCGGTCGCGAATGGAAGAAAACTGAAAATGCCGGAAAACTTGAGATATATTCACCAGGATCAGGTGAGAAGATAGCCTCCGTTTATCAGGCTTCAGAGTCTGATTACGAAGAGATTATTCAGAAAGCTTCTGAGGCTTTTATTTACTGGCGTGATGTACCGGCTCCTAAAAGAGGAGAGATTGTCAGACAGATAGGTGATGAACTCCGTAAATATAAAGATCCGCTTGGAAGACTCGTTTCGTATGAGATGGGTAAATCCCTGCAGGAAGGCTGGGGTGAAGTTCAGGAGATGATCGATATTTGTGATTTCGCAGTAGGTCTGTCAAGACAGCTTTACGGACTCTCCATGCATTCCGAGAGACCCGATCACAGAATGTATGAACAATGGCATCCCCTCGGAATCGTATGCACTATTTCGGCATTTAATTTTCCTGTAGCGGTATGGTCGTGGAACGCAATGATAGCTGCGGTTTGCGGTGATGTTAATTTGTGGAAACCAAGCTCGAAAGTCCCGTTGGCTGCGGTCGCAGTACAGAAAATTGTTGCCAGAGTGCTTGAAGTCAACAACATACCTGAAGGCGTTTTCTCTCTTATTGTTGGTAAAGGTTCAACCATTGGAGAAAGAATCCTTAATGACAAAAGAATTCCGCTCATATCTTTAACAGGATCGACCCGTGTCGGGAAACATGCAAATTCCGTAATAGCAGGCAGATTCGGAAAGGCGATCATGGAGCTCGGCGGTAACAACGCTATCATTCTTACTCCGGATGCAGATCTTCAACTGGCAGTACCTGCCATCGTGTTTGGAGCGGTAGGAACAGCCGGACAGAGATGTACTTCCACACGCCGTCTGATTATCCATGATAGTATTTACGACAAGATTAAAGATACGCTCGTAAAAGCCTACGGATCACTTAAAATCGGAAATCCTCTTGATATTGCTAACCATGTGGGTCCACTCATCGATAAAGGTGCGGTAGCTGATTTTTCCAAGGCAATCGAAGAAGTAAAAAAATCGGGTGGAAAAGTTCTCTATGGCGGAGAAGTACTTTCCGGTGAAGGTTATGAATCAGGCTGCTATGTGAAACCGGCAATATGTGAAGTTGAAAACAGCTATCCGATTGTTCAGGAAGAAACTTTTGCACCAATTCTGTATCTGATTAAGTACAGTGGTGATGTAAAAGAAGCCATAGCCATTCAAAACGATGTGGTGCAGGGACTCTCTTCTGCAATATTCTCATTGAATATGAGAGAAACAGAAGAATTCCTCTCTGCCCGCGGTTCTGACTGTGGAATCGCAAATGTGAATATCGGAACTTCAGGTGCCGAGATCGGTGGTGCCTTCGGTGGCGAAAAAGAAACCGGAGGGGGCAGAGAATCAGGATCTGATTCATGGCGTGCTTATATGAGAAGACAAACGAATACCATCAACTTCTCAACGAAAATACCACTCGCTCAGGGAATCAAGTTCGATCTTTGA
- a CDS encoding adenine phosphoribosyltransferase, whose translation MDLKATIRSIKDFPKPGIMFRDITTLLENPLALNYSAEEIYNRVKHLGITKVAGIESRGFILGGIVASLLNAGFVLIRKPGKLPSAKYSEDYSLEYGTDSIEMHVDSIKKGDRVLLHDDLLATGGTAAAAIKLIEKAGGEVVSIQFIIELTFLPGREKLTGYDVDSLVAYEDEN comes from the coding sequence ATGGATTTAAAAGCCACAATCCGCAGTATCAAAGACTTCCCAAAACCCGGGATAATGTTCCGGGACATAACCACTTTGCTTGAAAATCCCTTGGCACTTAACTATTCCGCTGAAGAGATTTATAACAGGGTGAAACATCTTGGCATAACCAAAGTAGCCGGAATAGAGTCAAGAGGTTTTATTTTGGGTGGAATTGTTGCCTCCCTCTTAAATGCGGGATTTGTCCTTATCAGAAAGCCGGGAAAACTTCCTTCAGCAAAGTATTCGGAAGATTATTCGCTCGAATATGGTACAGATTCGATTGAGATGCATGTTGACTCGATCAAAAAAGGGGACAGAGTGCTGCTTCATGATGATCTTCTTGCCACGGGTGGTACTGCCGCAGCAGCAATAAAACTGATCGAAAAAGCCGGTGGTGAGGTTGTTTCGATTCAATTTATTATAGAGCTTACTTTTCTGCCCGGCAGGGAAAAGCTTACAGGATACGATGTTGACAGCCTTGTAGCTTATGAAGATGAGAATTAA
- the lat gene encoding L-lysine 6-transaminase, translated as MNNTATFSEHNVTANDVFPILHKHILADGYDFVLDIKKSHGCYMVDERTGDEYLDFFSFFASSALGMNHPKLNNPEFREKLAWAALNKPSNSDIYTVFKAELVDTISKYVMPDHFKYLFFVEGGAVAVENGLKVAFDWKVRKNFRKGYKEEKGHKVLHFKEAFHGRTGYTMSLTNTDPNKVNLYPKFDWPRVLNPKIIFPLKDNLQEVIDAENEAIAQIYSAIKQYPDDIAVIIIEPIQAEGGDNHFRKEFLLKLREIADENDIMLMFDEVQTGVGLTGKMWASEHFVMPDIISFGKKMQVCGIMVSDRVNEEPDNVFKVSSRINSTWGGNLTDMVRAAKILQVIHEEGLVQNSAIMGDLLLSELNDMQTEFPALVSGVRGRGLMCAFDMPDKATRNEFISRCWKEKLMILSCGERSVRFRTPLIIQSDDLLKGCKIIREVLNSLVK; from the coding sequence ATGAATAATACAGCAACTTTCAGTGAACATAATGTTACTGCAAATGATGTTTTTCCAATTCTCCACAAGCATATTCTCGCTGATGGATACGATTTTGTACTCGATATTAAAAAAAGCCACGGCTGCTATATGGTTGATGAGAGAACCGGTGACGAGTATCTGGATTTCTTCTCATTTTTTGCATCCTCGGCTTTGGGGATGAATCACCCTAAACTCAACAATCCTGAGTTTCGTGAAAAATTGGCATGGGCAGCTCTGAATAAACCTTCAAACAGTGACATTTATACTGTTTTTAAGGCGGAACTTGTCGATACCATCAGCAAATATGTAATGCCTGATCATTTCAAATACCTGTTCTTTGTTGAAGGTGGTGCCGTAGCTGTTGAAAACGGATTAAAAGTTGCCTTCGACTGGAAAGTTCGCAAGAACTTTAGAAAAGGATACAAAGAAGAAAAGGGACATAAAGTCCTTCATTTCAAAGAGGCATTTCACGGACGAACAGGGTACACGATGTCTCTTACGAACACCGACCCGAACAAGGTGAATTTATACCCTAAATTTGACTGGCCCCGTGTTCTCAACCCAAAAATTATATTCCCGTTAAAGGATAACCTTCAGGAGGTTATTGACGCCGAGAATGAGGCAATAGCTCAGATCTATTCCGCCATCAAACAGTATCCTGACGATATTGCGGTTATAATCATTGAACCAATACAGGCAGAGGGTGGTGACAATCATTTCAGAAAGGAATTTCTTTTGAAACTGAGAGAAATTGCCGATGAAAATGATATCATGCTTATGTTTGATGAAGTCCAGACAGGAGTTGGATTGACAGGTAAAATGTGGGCATCCGAGCACTTCGTAATGCCAGACATCATCTCATTCGGTAAAAAAATGCAAGTTTGTGGAATTATGGTTAGTGACCGCGTAAATGAAGAGCCGGATAATGTGTTTAAAGTTTCTTCACGAATCAACTCAACCTGGGGTGGAAATCTGACCGATATGGTTAGAGCTGCCAAAATCCTTCAAGTGATTCATGAGGAAGGTTTAGTTCAGAACTCTGCTATCATGGGAGATCTGCTGCTTTCGGAACTGAACGATATGCAAACTGAATTCCCCGCTCTGGTTTCCGGAGTTAGAGGAAGAGGTTTGATGTGTGCTTTTGACATGCCTGATAAAGCAACAAGAAATGAATTCATCTCGAGATGCTGGAAAGAAAAACTAATGATTCTTTCCTGTGGTGAAAGAAGTGTTCGCTTCAGAACACCTCTGATCATTCAGAGTGATGATTTATTAAAGGGTTGCAAAATTATCAGAGAAGTGTTAAATTCCCTAGTCAAATAA
- the purB gene encoding adenylosuccinate lyase, with amino-acid sequence MIDRYTLPEMGKIWSDQFKYETWLKIEILATEARVGTGEVPKEDLAVIKEKASFSVERISEIELTTQHDVIAFLTNVNENIGPASRHLHYGMTSSDVLDTALSVQIKEASGIILKKIDLLTNALKTRAVEHKNTLCIGRTHGIHAEVTTMGLKFAQWYDEMKRNRERFTKAIDEISTGQISGAVGTFDHLSPVVEEFVCEKLGLKPEPVSTQVIQRDRHAFYLSVLGIIGGTLEKIATEIRHLQKTEVLEAEEYFGKGQKGSSAMPHKRNPIICERITGMARLMRSYVSPAIENIALWHERDISHSSVERVVFPDATILIDYMLQKSIDLVTKLIIYPENMMRNIHLTRGLIYSQKVLLALTESGMSREESYATVQDAAMRVWRDTSLNLKEELLKNEKVVQNIDPTRFDAIFDLTNSMRNIDYIFNRTLG; translated from the coding sequence ATGATCGACAGATATACTCTTCCGGAAATGGGAAAAATCTGGAGCGATCAATTTAAATATGAAACATGGCTCAAAATCGAAATCCTGGCTACAGAAGCAAGAGTCGGCACAGGTGAAGTACCTAAGGAAGATCTTGCGGTAATAAAGGAGAAAGCCTCGTTTTCAGTTGAGCGAATCAGTGAAATTGAACTCACAACCCAACATGATGTTATAGCATTTCTCACCAATGTTAATGAAAATATTGGACCTGCGAGCAGGCACCTGCATTATGGAATGACCTCTTCGGATGTTTTGGATACAGCTCTTTCGGTGCAGATCAAGGAAGCATCGGGCATCATTTTAAAGAAGATCGATCTTCTCACGAATGCTCTGAAAACGAGAGCAGTTGAGCATAAAAACACATTATGCATCGGCAGAACGCATGGAATACATGCCGAGGTTACTACAATGGGTTTGAAATTTGCTCAGTGGTACGATGAGATGAAAAGAAACCGGGAGAGGTTTACGAAGGCGATTGATGAAATTTCAACAGGACAGATTTCCGGAGCAGTGGGCACTTTCGATCACCTTTCACCAGTTGTTGAAGAATTCGTTTGTGAAAAACTTGGGCTAAAACCGGAGCCGGTTTCCACTCAGGTCATTCAAAGAGACCGTCATGCTTTTTATCTGTCTGTGCTCGGTATAATCGGAGGTACCCTCGAAAAAATTGCTACCGAGATAAGACACCTGCAAAAAACAGAAGTTCTTGAAGCTGAGGAATACTTTGGAAAAGGGCAAAAAGGCTCATCCGCAATGCCACATAAAAGAAATCCGATCATCTGTGAGAGGATTACAGGTATGGCGAGGCTGATGCGTTCCTATGTCTCCCCTGCCATCGAAAATATTGCCCTTTGGCATGAAAGGGATATCTCACACTCATCAGTTGAACGGGTGGTTTTTCCCGATGCCACAATACTTATCGATTACATGTTACAAAAATCGATTGACCTTGTCACAAAACTTATTATTTACCCTGAGAACATGATGAGAAACATCCATCTCACCCGTGGACTGATTTATTCTCAGAAAGTCCTGCTCGCTTTAACCGAATCGGGAATGTCACGGGAAGAATCGTATGCAACGGTTCAGGATGCGGCAATGAGAGTCTGGCGTGATACCTCACTAAATCTGAAGGAAGAACTCCTTAAAAACGAAAAAGTGGTTCAAAATATTGATCCGACGAGGTTCGATGCAATATTTGATCTAACAAATTCAATGCGAAATATCGACTATATTTTCAACAGGACTCTTGGCTAA
- the bcp gene encoding thioredoxin-dependent thiol peroxidase, whose protein sequence is MNNLKIFFLFVSGLLLASCGGTAENIKPGMSAPQFSLSDQNGVTVSLSDFKGKSPVVLYFYPKAGTPGCTKQACGIRDNFKKFEENGIKVLGISVDDTKSLKEFETEQKLNFTLLSDSDKKTSEAYGVLNKLGMSSRITFIIDKSGNIAHILRDVDVSSHAETVFNLSKKLI, encoded by the coding sequence ATGAATAATTTAAAAATATTTTTTCTGTTTGTATCCGGTTTGTTACTTGCTTCTTGTGGCGGGACTGCCGAGAATATCAAACCAGGAATGTCAGCACCTCAATTTTCATTGAGTGATCAAAACGGAGTAACAGTCTCACTTTCCGATTTCAAAGGAAAGAGCCCTGTAGTTCTCTATTTTTATCCAAAAGCGGGCACACCCGGTTGCACAAAACAGGCATGCGGAATAAGAGATAACTTCAAGAAGTTTGAGGAGAACGGAATAAAGGTTCTGGGTATAAGTGTTGACGATACCAAAAGTCTGAAAGAATTTGAAACTGAACAAAAGCTCAATTTTACACTTCTCTCAGACTCGGATAAAAAAACAAGTGAAGCCTACGGGGTTTTGAATAAACTTGGCATGTCCAGCCGAATCACATTTATTATCGACAAATCAGGTAACATCGCGCATATCTTGAGAGATGTCGATGTATCCAGCCATGCAGAAACCGTTTTCAATCTTTCGAAAAAGCTTATTTAG